The Miscanthus floridulus cultivar M001 chromosome 17, ASM1932011v1, whole genome shotgun sequence genome has a window encoding:
- the LOC136517748 gene encoding protein ALP1-like, whose product MAPVRAARKRKRPEKPAPAPAPGLPLPPLPDGSDWWSVFYRRVAGHSPFPREHQNMESVLKMSRKTFDYVCSLVKKDLTTKTYGFRNFRFGDKTILGVEDQVAVALMRLTTGESLQNIGMWFGMNHSAISNITWRFIESVEERAICHLKWPSPEEMATIKARFDKIYGLPNCCGAIDTTHILMCSSAQPNSKVWLDNENKNSMVLQAVVDADMRFRDIVSGWPGSMDDSCILRTSGLYRLCEKGLRLEGQMELPGGSAVREYIVGDASYPLLPWLMTPYRGHGLPAAKVEFNKRHTAATAVVQTALATLKGRWRVIQGELWRPDKHRLPRIIFVCCLITNIIIDMEGTPSKDKLFSGNHDHGYKQQFSNVADDNAVKQRDDLSQHVTAGE is encoded by the exons ATGGCTCCTGTGCGAGCTGCCAGGAAGAGGAAGCGGCCGGAGAAGCCCGCCCCGGCGCCGGCTCCAGGgttgccgctgccgccgctgccggACGGTAGCGATTGGTGGAGCGTCTTCTATCGAAGGGTTGCAG GACATTCCCCTTTTCCAAGAGAACACCAGAATATGGAGTCTGTCCTCAAGATGTCAAGAAAGACCTTCGACTACGTCTGCTCACTTGTTAAGAAGGACCTGACAACAAAGACATACGGTTTCAGAAACTTCAGGTTTGGTGACAAGACAATCCTAGGGGTGGAGGATCAGGTGGCGGTGGCTCTGATGAGGCTGACAACTGGTGAGTCACTGCAGAACATAGGAATGTGGTTTGGCATGAATCACTCAGCCATCTCGAACATCACATGGCGGTTCATTGAGTCCGTGGAGGAGCGTGCCATCTGTCACTTGAAATGGCCGAGCCCTGAGGAGATGGCAACAATCAAGGCAAGATTTGACAAGATTTACGGGCTCCCTAACTGCTGTGGTGCCATTGACACCACACACATCCTCATGTGTTCCTCAGCTCAGCCCAACAGCAAGGTCTGGCTGGACAATGAGAACAAAAACAGTATGGTGCTGCAGGCTGTTGTGGATGCAGACATGCGGTTCAGAGACATCGTCAGTGGCTGGCCTGGGAGCATGGACGACTCATGCATCCTTCGCACTTCAGGCCTGTACAGGTTGTGTGAGAAAGGCCTTAGGCTTGAGGGGCAGATGGAGCTTCCTGGAGGTTCCGCGGTTAGGGAGTACATAGTCGGAGATGCAAGCTACCCTCTACTTCCCTGGCTTATGACCCCGTACCGGGGACATGGTCTCCCGGCGGCTAAGGTGGAATTCAACAAGCGGCACACAGCGGCAACGGCGGTGGTGCAGACAGCATTGGCGACACTCAAGGGGAGGTGGCGTGTCATCCAGGGAGAGCTGTGGAGGCCTGATAAACACCGGCTGCCAAGGATCATCTTCGTCTGCTGCTTGATAACCAACATCATCATCGACATGGAAGGGACTCCAAGCAAAGACAAGCTGTTTTCAGGCAACCATGACCATGGCTACAAGCAGCAGTTCAGTAACGTCGCAGATGACAATGCAGTCAAGCAGAGAGACGACCTGTCTCAgcatgtcaccgccggcgagtaa
- the LOC136517749 gene encoding coatomer subunit zeta-1: protein METCPSVKNILLLDSEGKRVAVKYYSDDWPTLSAKLAFEKSVFAKTQKANAGTEAEIVMFDGQIVVYKFIQDLHFFVTGGEEENELILASVLQGFSDAVERLLKNMVDKRTALENLDLILLCLDEIVDGGIVLETEGREIAEKVSGHGLEGASSAEQTLVNALTQAREHLAKSLLM from the exons ATG GAGACCTGCCCGTCGGTGAAGAACATCCTCTTGCTGGACTCCGAGGGGAAGCGCGTCGCCGTGAAGTACTACAGCGATGACTGGCCTACTCTCTCCGCGAAGCTGGCCTTCGAGAAGTCGGTCTTTGCCAAAACCCAGAAAGCGAATGCTGGAACGGAAG CTGAGATTGTAATGTTTGATGGTCAAATTGTCGTATACaagttcatccaagacctgcACTTTTTTGTTActggaggagaagaggagaatgAGCTTATTTTAGCATCAGTTCTTCAGGGATTCTCTGATGCTGTCGAACGACTTCTCAA AAACATGGTTGACAAAAGGACAGCACTCGAGAATTTGGACCTGATCCTATTGTGTCTTGATGAAATTGTTGATGGAGG GATTGTACTTGAAACAGAAGGAAGAGAGATAGCTGAAAAGGTGTCTGGTCATGGATTGGAGGGTGCTTCATCAGCTGAGCAG ACTCTAGTCAATGCCCTAACGCAAGCAAGAGAGCATTTGGCGAAGTCTCTTCTCATGTGA
- the LOC136516418 gene encoding zinc finger protein ZAT12-like: protein METGVGVDAASVLMLHSRRQQQGGARTAGLGARGRGRGRVFECKTCGRRFPTFQALGGHRASHRRPKPYTYPYGGEPGLRRARLQDEPHEGECAPAGSSRLHGCPVCGLEFAVGQALGGHMRRHRTAAADSCSGDATSVEEADVGAGCCASGICLDLSLAPSENCAKCRNNTVPGNTVHGVRKSLILDCPPL from the coding sequence ATGGAGACCGGCGTGGGCGTGGACGCGGCCAGCGTCCTCATGCTGCACTCGCGGCGGCAACAACAAGGGGGCGCGAGGACGGCAGGGCTCGGCGCGCGCGGGCGCGGCCGCGGGCGCGTGTTCGAGTGCAAGACGTGCGGCAGGAGGTTCCCGACGTTCCAGGCGTTGGGCGGGCACCGCGCCAGCCACAGGCGCCCCAAGCCCTACACCTACCCCTACGGCGGCGAACCGGGGCTACGCCGGGCGAGGCTGCAGGATGAACCGCACGAGGGCGAGTGCGCCCCGGCGGGGTCGTCGAGGCTGCACGGCTGCCCCGTCTGCGGCCTCGAGTTCGCGGTCGGCCAGGCGCTGGGCGGGCACATGCGTCGGCACCGGACTGCGGCAGCCGACTCCTGCTCTGGGGACGCCACGTCGGTTGAGGAAGCCGACGTTGGCGCTGGATGCTGTGCCAGTGGAATCTGTTTGGACTTGAGCCTGGCGCCGTCGGAGAACTGCGCCAAATGCCGGAATAACACTGTGCCTGGCAACACGGTGCACGGCGTGCGCAAATCGCTGATATTGGATTGCCCTCCTCTTTGA
- the LOC136516409 gene encoding ras-related protein RABE1c-like produces MAAPPARARADYDYLIKLLLIGDSGVGKSCLLLRFSDGSFTTSFITTIGIDFKIRTIELDGKRIKLQIWDTAGQERFRTITTAYYRGAMGILLVYDVTDESSFNNIRNWIRNIEQHASDNVNKILVGNKADMDESKRAVPTAKGQALADEYGIKFFETSAKTNLNVEQVFFSIARDIKQRLAETDSKPEDKAIKINKPDQGSEAPAAQRSACCGS; encoded by the exons atggcggcgccgccggcgaggGCCCGGGCCGACTACGACTACCTTATCAAGCTGCTCCTCATTGGGGATAGCG GTGTTGGCAAGAGTTGCCTCCTGTTGCGGTTCTCTGATGGTTCCTTCACTACAAGCTTTATTACCACAATTGG TATTGACTTTAAGATACGAACAATAGAATTGGATGGCAAGCGTATAAAGCTACAGATTTGGGATACAGCAGGCCAAGAACGCTTCCGGACTATTACCACTG CGTACTACCGAGGAGCTATGGGCATCTTGCTGGTTTATGATGTCACTGATGAATCTTCTTTCAACA ACATCCGAAACTGGATTCGGAACATTGAACAGCATGCCTCTGATAATGTCAACAAAATTTTGGTTGGCAACAAGGCCGATATGGACGAAAGCAAGAGG GCTGTACCTACTGCAAAAGGACAAGCACTTGCTGATGAGTACGGGATCAAGTTTTTTGAAACA AGTGCCAAGACAAACCTGAATGTGGAGCAAGTGTTTTTCTCCATCGCACGTGACATCAAGCAGAGGCTTGCGGAGACTGATTCAAAGCCAGAG GACAAGGCAATCAAAATTAACAAGCCAGACCAGGGTTCTGAGGCACCAGCTGCCCAGCGATCTGCCTGCTGTGGCTCATAA